The Episyrphus balteatus chromosome 4, idEpiBalt1.1, whole genome shotgun sequence genome includes a window with the following:
- the LOC129919649 gene encoding RNA polymerase II elongation factor Ell: MTNSCVSSKWLPHIQTGNYGMSQNSIDESKQYIFVKLTDSAYRAVEEYQKNENKCNSNGARAKIQVIGNGGVISFPTADDSEGQKFGFAIDDIEGSFECIKQTQNDLDVLGTLPYKMRIQANDDVYEKTRDRMAAAERTQKDKCTREIKPNQTDIGRKVKLKNSIGGGGGSGSSSERGGGGGSNINGNLSSNSGNSRNGVNSSNGSSSIVLPKRDPAASNNNCSPHSLIVSNNSNSITNTNNHPLKTSSNSRSPNPSMSLSSSTSSSSRSSNINSNLVGMPTSASSLSSALSSAAGSGTSGISNGYFRGNSPEMKMNSSSSNKNGPNLAGGSNRTKGGKTLGGGNGGSLGGGGLGGGNNSNQTRHKGNDITKRNIRERLIHLLALKPFKKPELYSRLTNEGIRDREKSLISTILKEISTMRDNTYNLKRPMWNDVNENWQFYTEQELQMLKRRKPQNLTPPISSDAGSSTSGQSPTSTHNGSPPPAVKRPPSLDHRDRCYEDPNAKKPRISHFKKDGSNISSANSTILVAPPQSRESGSCGIGGSNNEKNQQQNLMNLNNQQNNNHIDTDENSVDLSYSVLDNDEFMMAGNVMGNNRRGGGAPSGSSTGGGGGLKIYHNNNNKSPFSDATTTTATSTSSSLAIDRKRSSPYSNNSTSGNSSRQQQQQQKMSPNILNSNTSKQSVIYSPNSQQQQPQTTTASATNHHSSSSSSSNYGGHSTKSTQQQYTHPQQQQQQQHHQQQHQSLQLQQQQQKQQHHHQKNTQQHQQQHKKNQQQQHNYQQLQQHHQQQQQQQPPPRYDFSNYTKIETIEQRRQYKTEFENDFAEYRQLLTQIDNVGKRFQMLADRLQSARNDADYSNIKKQIVNEYEHIRNEKAHQRDKMRFDYLHVKLAHIKGLVSEYDKMLTSAAASAAAAAAAQQHQSGQANRLTDPAAAAQQQQRFTNGSNQQQQQMSATEPSSGYFPRSNKVYNMTPSPPLQRNDGAGGGGGGGGTGGGGGGGVMDNGPAIHHQQSHHMIDDDTY, encoded by the coding sequence ATGACAAATTCATGTGTGTCGTCAAAATGGCTTCCTCACATACAAACTGGCAACTATGGAATGTCACAGAATTCAATAGATGAAAGCAAGCAATATATTTTCGTCAAATTAACCGATTCCGCTTATCGGGCCGTCGAAGAGTATCAAAAGAACGAAAACAAATGCAATAGTAATGGCGCCCGGGCCAAGATTCAAGTCATTGGCAATGGTGGGGTTATATCCTTTCCCACAGCCGACGACAGTGAAGGGCAAAAATTTGGATTTGCCATTGATGATATTGAGGGATCATTTGAGTGCATTAAACAGACACAAAATGATCTCGATGTATTGGGGACACTGCCATATAAGATGCGAATACAGGCAAATGATGATGTGTATGAGAAGACGAGAGATCGTATGGCTGCTGCGGAGAGGACACAAAAGGATAAATGTACTAGAGAGATTAAACCGAATCAAACAGATATTGGGAGGAAGGTTAAGTTGAAAAATAGTATAGGAGGGGGAGGAGGGAGTGGAAGTAGCAGTGAGAGAGGAGGAGGAGGAGGAAGCAATATCAATGGCAATTTAAGTAGTAACAGTGGGAATAGTAGAAATGGAGTAAATAGTAGTAATGGCAGTAGTAGCATTGTGCTTCCTAAAAGAGATCCGGCAGCTTCCAATAATAATTGCAGTCCGCATTCATTGATTGTGAGTAATAATAGTAATAGTATCACCAACACCAATAACCACCCTCTTAAGACATCATCAAACTCAAGATCACCAAATCCATCAATGTCATTGTCTTCGTCAACGTCGTCGTCGTCCAGAAGTTCCAACATTAACAGCAATCTCGTTGGCATGCCAACATCTGCCTCATCTCTATCATCAGCTTTGTCTTCGGCAGCTGGTTCGGGAACATCGGGCATTAGTAATGGTTACTTTCGAGGCAATAGTCCAGAAATGAAGATGAATTCATCCTCCAGCAACAAGAATGGTCCAAATTTAGCTGGAGGAAGTAATCGCACGAAAGGTGGAAAGACATTGGGGGGAGGTAATGGTGGTAGCCTGGGAGGTGGAGGACTTGGTGGTGGTAATAACTCGAACCAAACACGCCACAAAGGCAATGATATTACCAAACGCAACATTCGGGAACGTTTAATTCACTTGTTGGCATTGAAACCCTTTAAAAAACCCGAACTCTATAGTCGTTTGACGAATGAGGGTATTCGAGATCGTGAAAAGTCTTTAATAAGCacgattttaaaagaaatatcaaCAATGCGTGACAACACATATAATCTAAAACGACCAATGTGGAATGATGTTAATGAAAATTGGCAATTCTATACGGAACAAGAGCTCCAGATGCTTAAGCGACGTAAGCCGCAAAATCTCACACCGCCAATAAGTTCGGATGCGGGTAGTTCAACGTCCGGACAGAGCCCAACAAGTACACATAATGGCAGTCCGCCACCAGCTGTTAAACGGCCACCTAGTCTGGACCATCGGGATCGTTGTTATGAAGACCCGAATGCAAAGAAGCCGCGAATAAGTCATTTTAAAAAGGACGGTAGCAATATTAGTAGTGCTAATTCGACGATTCTTGTTGCACCGCCACAAAGTAGAGAGAGTGGTAGTTGTGGTATTGGTGGGAGTAATAATGAAAAGAACCAACAACAAAACCTGATGAATTTAAAtaatcaacaaaataataatcataTTGACACTGATGAAAATTCAGTTGATCTGAGTTATTCGGTATTGGATAATGATGAATTTATGATGGCTGGGAATGTTATGGGCAATAATCGAAGAGGTGGGGGAGCACCAAGTGGTTCTTCTACTGGTGGAGGTGGTGGCTTAAAGATATatcacaataataataataaaagtccCTTTAGTGatgcgacgacgacgacggcaaCATCAACATCGTCTTCATTGGCGATAGATAGGAAACGTTCGTCACCTTATAGCAACAATAGCACCAGTGGTAATAGTAGCaggcaacagcagcagcagcaaaaaaTGTCACCGAACATCCTAAATAGTAACACTAGCAAACAGAGTGTCATATATTCGCCCAAtagccaacaacaacaaccacaaacaACGACAGCATCAGCAACAAATCATcatagcagcagcagcagtagcagcaATTATGGTGGCCACTCTACTAAATCCACCCAGCAGCAGTATACACATcctcaacaacagcaacaacaacaacaccaccaacaacaacatcaatcCCTTCAActtcaacagcagcagcaaaaacaacaacatcatcaCCAAAAAAATACGCAACAACACCAACAGCAGCATAAAAagaatcaacaacaacaacataattatcaacaattgcaacaacatcatcaacaacaacagcaacaacaaccgCCACCACGCTATGACTTTAGCAACTACACCAAGATCGAAACCATCGAGCAGCGTCGTCAATACAAGACTGAGTTTGAGAACGATTTCGCCGAGTACCGTCAACTCTTGACCCAGATTGACAATGTGGGCAAGCGGTTTCAAATGTTGGCCGATCGTCTGCAAAGCGCTCGCAATGATGCCGACTATAGCAACATTAAGAAGCAAATTGTTAACGAATACGAGCACATTCGCAATGAAAAAGCCCACCAAAGGGATAAAATGCGATTCGATTACTTGCATGTTAAGTTGGCGCATATTAAAGGTCTTGTTAGTGAATATGATAAGATGTTGACTTCAGCGGCGGCCTCAGCAGCGGCAGCTGCAGCTGCACAACAACATCAATCTGGCCAAGCCAATAGGTTGACAGATCCAGCGGCAGCCGCACAACAACAGCAACGGTTTACGAATGGAAGTAATCAGCAGCAACAACAGATGTCGGCAACAGAACCCAGCAGCGGCTATTTTCCTCGGAGCAACAAAGTGTACAATATGACCCCATCGCCGCCTCTGCAAAGGAATGATGGTGctggcggtggtggtggtggaggaGGAACAGGCGGAGGCGGGGGAGGTGGTGTCATGGACAATGGTCCAGCGATACACCATCAGCAATCACACCACATGATCGACGATGACACCTACTGA